A stretch of DNA from Desulfonatronovibrio hydrogenovorans DSM 9292:
ATCAAATAATAATAAACGCATGACCCTGGAAATCCGCAATATCAACAAGTCCTTTGGCACGATAAAAGCCCTGGACAATGTATCGATGACCATTGAAAACGGCAGTCTGGTCTGCTTTCTTGGGCCTTCAGGGTGCGGCAAAACCACCCTGCTCCGGGTCATATCCGGCCTTGAACTGCCAGACTCAGGATCAATCCTTGTAGACGGGCAGAATATGTCCACTGTCCCGGCCCGCAGCCGAAATTTTGGAATGGTCTTCCAGTCCTATTCACTTTTCCCCAACCTGACCATTGCTGCAAATGTCGCCTATGGCCTGGAATGTCGAAGATGGCCAAAATCTGACATTGCTCTGCGGGTTGATAATATGCTCAGCCTTGTTCATCTTGAGGATCAGGCCCATAAATATCCCCATCAACTGTCAGGAGGCCAGCAGCAGCGGGTGGCTCTGGCCAGGGCTCTGGCTCCCAGGCCATCTGTCCTGCTTCTGGATGAGCCTCTATCAGCCCTGGACGCCAAGGTACGGGAGGAATTGCGGGAAGAAATCAAAACCCTGCAGCAGCGTCTCAATATCACAACCATCATGGTCACCCATGATCAGGAGGAGGCTCTGACTCTGGCTGACCGGATCATGGTCATGAAGGACGGAAAAGTCATGCAGACCGGAGCGCCCATGGATATCTACAGCCAGCCTGAAAACCCATTTGTGGCCCAGTTCATTGGCCGGATGAACATTGTTCCTGCGGACATGGGCATCCGGTTCTCCTCCAATGGCGGACCTAAGGGAACTAAGGCCAAAGTCCTGGGAATCAGGCCTGAAAACATAGGCCTGACTGATCATCCCGGAACGGAGAAAAGACTTAGTGGGACTGTCCAGGGGATTTCAAGACTTGGAAATCTGACCAGGGTAAGAATCAGCCTGAGCAACAACGGTCACCAACCAGTTACAATCACAAGTGAAATTCAGGGGTTCGGGCAGGATCTCCAGATAGGAGAAGAAAGAACCCTGGTCATTGATCCCCAAACAGTCCGAGTTTTGGAATGGGCATAAGCCTTGCTCAGAAGGCCAGATATGCGGGCGGATTTATCCAGCGGGCCTTGCCCATGGATAGGGAAGCTCTTCTAAAAATCATTGTGGCCTGCATGGTGGCTCTGCCTCTGATAGTCTTTGTCCTCTACCCCCTGATCCACATCCTGGGAAGAAGCTTCCAGACTCCAGATGGAATCGGTCTGAGCAATTATTTTTCCGTTCTGGGCAATCAAAGATTTCTTGGACTGGTCTACAACAGTTTTGAAGTAACCCTGGTCACCACCGGGTTGACCGTTATCCTGGCATTCATCTTCGCTTTTGCCATCCAGCGGACCAATGTCCCGATAAAAAACCTGTTCAGGCTCATTGCCCTGATTCCCCTGTTTGCTCCGTCCCTGGTTCAGGCTCAGGGGCTTCTTCTGCTGCTGGGCAGAAACGGTCTCATCAACCGGACCTTGGGCACTGAATTTTCAATTTATGGATACTGGGGGATAGTTATTTCCAGTGTGCTCTATGTTTTTCCGTATGCTTTCCTTATTTTTTCCGCGTCCCTGGCCATGGCTGACAACCGCCTTTACGAATCATCGCGCATCCTTGGAGCCGGTCCCTGGAGGACCTTCATGACCGTAACCCTGCCTTCAGCAAGGTTTGCCCTGATGGCCTCCACCTTTGTGGTTTTCACCCTGGTCATAACTGATTTTGGAAATCCCATGGTCATAGGCGGAGACTATAATGTCCTGGCAACCGAGGTCTATAATCAGGTCATTGGACAGGCAAACTTTGAACTGGGAACGGTCATCGGCATGGTCCTGCTGGTTCCGGTCGCCCTGGCGGTGGCCGTTGAAAAGTTTTTCTACAAAAACAACCAGCACCAGCTGTCAGATCATGCCAAGCCCATGGTGATCCTGCCCCATAAACTCAGAGATACTGTTTTCACCTTTTACTCTGGGTTAATCTGCCTGTGCATCCTGGCTGTGGTAGGAATAGTAATTTTCGCCAGTTTTACCCATCTCTGGCCTTACCGCATGGACTTCTCCCTCAGGCACTACGCCTTTGACGTCCAGAACGGAATTCAGCCTCTGTGGAACAGTATTTATGTGGGACTCATGGCTGCTGGGATCGGGGTGGTGGCTGCAGGTCTTGGAGCCTATGTCACTGAAAGATTTAAAACCTTTCTGGATTCGCCCCTGTATTTTCTGTGCATCGTACCGGCAGCTGTTCCGGGAATGGTCCTGGGGCTCGGATATATCCTGGCTTTCAATAATCCTTCCAACCCGGTGCACGCCATTTACGGGTCTTTGCTGCTTATCGCCATCTGTAACGTCTACTATTATCACGCCCAGGGTTTCCTCATTGCTTCCACCAGTATGAAACAGATCAGCAGCACCTATGATGAAGCCTCGGCCACCCTGGGCGGGACTTTTATCCGGACCATACGCAAAATCACCCTGCCCATAATGTGGCCCACCCTGGTCGGAGTTGCTGTATTCTTTTTCATGCGCAGCATGGTCACCTTAAGCGCAGTGATTTTCCTCATCACCCCATCCTCTCAAGTGGCTGCAGTATCGGTACTGCTCCTAGAAGACAGGGGAGCCGTGAACCAGGCTGCGGCCTTTTCAGTCTGCATCATGGGGGTGGTTGTGGCTTCCTTGCTTGTGGCCAGAATAATTCTTAATCTGAACGGTTACCGGCATATCTCCCTGATCCGCTGACCAGAATCCCCTAAATCAAAAGATCCTTCAGACAGGTGATATCCTCAAGCACCAGGTCAGCGCTGTTTCCCAGTGATTCCCTGGTCCCGGCCCCGGTCAGCACTCCAATGCGGATGCCTGCCCCAGCCAGCCTGGCCATTACCATATCGTGGTCACTGTCGCCAACCACAGCCACGGCCCGGGGCTGCAGGCCAGTGACCCTGCAGAACCCTTGAGCCATGCCAGGCCCGGGCTTGGGGCCGAATCCGCTGTCGTATCCAGCCACAAAACTTACCAGATCCGACAGACCGAATTCATTGACCGTGGCCATGGCCCCTGCTTCGCTGTCATTGGTGGCAATGCCAAGCAGCAAACCTCTGTCCTTCAAAAAACCAAAAAAGGTTTTCAGATCAGTTACCGGAGCTGCATTAGCCAGGCCCAGCCGATTAAAAGCATCATCAAGATACTGGTGCAGAACCTTGGTGGGTCTGATCGCGCCGAGATCTCTCCAGAACTCGGCCAGTTCCAGAGAATATCCGGCTGCGATAAGCGAATCAGGAAGAAAACGATTTTCGTTCAGGTCCAGCCCCCCTGCAGAAAGCAATACCTGGGCCAGATCCTTGTTTCCTCCTGCGGCAAAGTCAGCGGCATCTCTGACTACCGGGAGCCATGTCCTGGTAAAGTCGAACAAGGTGCCGTCCTTGTCGAACAGCACCCCTTTGATGGATGAAAGATTCTGCTTACTCATAATTATCAGTTTGCAAGGTAAATCCTCCAGGATATCCTTGATCAGAGCAACGGGCTGAAAATCTTGACCACACCTTCGGTCACCCTTTTAGGCAGAGGTCTCTTAAACCATGCATCGGCCCTGACCAGGGAGGAATGGCCCTTGTAACAGTTCTGGAGCATGCTCAGGTTGTAAATGAATTCAGGTTCAAACAGGATAAGGACCAGTTCCATGTTCAGGTAAAATGAACGGATGTCAAAATTGGCCGAACCCACTATGGCCATATCATCGTCAACTGTCATGATTTTTGTATGGAGCATACCCTGGTTGAACAGGTAAACATTGCATCCGTTTTTCAGGGCCACTCCGCAATAGTAGGCAGTAGCCTGGTCCACAAGGAGATGGTCACTGCGGTCCGGGACAATTATATCAACATCCACCCCCCGGGCGGTGGCCAGCCTGAGGGCGGTAATCAAACCTTCATTGGGAATGAAATAGGGTGAGGTTATTGATATTTTTCGCCGGGCCGACTGAATGGACTGGATGAGGATGTCCTGAAAGCCTTCAGTCGGCTGGTCTGGTCCGGTGGGAACGACCTGGATGGTTGCCTTGCCCTCTTTGCGGGCATTCGGATAAAGATCTGGAAAATCAAGAACTTCATCAGTCTCGTAGTACCAGTCCTCCACAAATACGGTCTGAAGTTGCCTGACTGTGGGCCCTTTGATCCTGACCATTACATCATGCCACTGCCCTGCCTTTTTATGCCCGAATTCTGATTCTACAATGTTCTGGGAGCCAGTATAACCGATTTGACCATCGATCACAGCCAGTTTCCGGTGATTCCTGATGTCCAGGCGAGAAAGCCTGAGCCTTAAAGGGTT
This window harbors:
- a CDS encoding ABC transporter ATP-binding protein; translated protein: MTLEIRNINKSFGTIKALDNVSMTIENGSLVCFLGPSGCGKTTLLRVISGLELPDSGSILVDGQNMSTVPARSRNFGMVFQSYSLFPNLTIAANVAYGLECRRWPKSDIALRVDNMLSLVHLEDQAHKYPHQLSGGQQQRVALARALAPRPSVLLLDEPLSALDAKVREELREEIKTLQQRLNITTIMVTHDQEEALTLADRIMVMKDGKVMQTGAPMDIYSQPENPFVAQFIGRMNIVPADMGIRFSSNGGPKGTKAKVLGIRPENIGLTDHPGTEKRLSGTVQGISRLGNLTRVRISLSNNGHQPVTITSEIQGFGQDLQIGEERTLVIDPQTVRVLEWA
- a CDS encoding ABC transporter permease subunit, giving the protein MGISLAQKARYAGGFIQRALPMDREALLKIIVACMVALPLIVFVLYPLIHILGRSFQTPDGIGLSNYFSVLGNQRFLGLVYNSFEVTLVTTGLTVILAFIFAFAIQRTNVPIKNLFRLIALIPLFAPSLVQAQGLLLLLGRNGLINRTLGTEFSIYGYWGIVISSVLYVFPYAFLIFSASLAMADNRLYESSRILGAGPWRTFMTVTLPSARFALMASTFVVFTLVITDFGNPMVIGGDYNVLATEVYNQVIGQANFELGTVIGMVLLVPVALAVAVEKFFYKNNQHQLSDHAKPMVILPHKLRDTVFTFYSGLICLCILAVVGIVIFASFTHLWPYRMDFSLRHYAFDVQNGIQPLWNSIYVGLMAAGIGVVAAGLGAYVTERFKTFLDSPLYFLCIVPAAVPGMVLGLGYILAFNNPSNPVHAIYGSLLLIAICNVYYYHAQGFLIASTSMKQISSTYDEASATLGGTFIRTIRKITLPIMWPTLVGVAVFFFMRSMVTLSAVIFLITPSSQVAAVSVLLLEDRGAVNQAAAFSVCIMGVVVASLLVARIILNLNGYRHISLIR
- a CDS encoding HAD family hydrolase, which translates into the protein MSKQNLSSIKGVLFDKDGTLFDFTRTWLPVVRDAADFAAGGNKDLAQVLLSAGGLDLNENRFLPDSLIAAGYSLELAEFWRDLGAIRPTKVLHQYLDDAFNRLGLANAAPVTDLKTFFGFLKDRGLLLGIATNDSEAGAMATVNEFGLSDLVSFVAGYDSGFGPKPGPGMAQGFCRVTGLQPRAVAVVGDSDHDMVMARLAGAGIRIGVLTGAGTRESLGNSADLVLEDITCLKDLLI
- the cls gene encoding cardiolipin synthase codes for the protein MIFDSMFWIVGGWIIRICMIPVIGMRKDDPTTCLAWVAVIFLSPWLGLVLYLLVGEHGLSRPRVFRRLKEHRNFHLVNSEYLECPSYQGCQVNRDYQVLVSLAEAHGGLPLLGSNKVGLIADTDDFISSLMTDIKEARNHVHLLFYIFRNDDTGRQVAGALVEAAQKGVQCRVLADAVGSRGMFSELGSWMSRKGVEVYPALPANPLRLRLSRLDIRNHRKLAVIDGQIGYTGSQNIVESEFGHKKAGQWHDVMVRIKGPTVRQLQTVFVEDWYYETDEVLDFPDLYPNARKEGKATIQVVPTGPDQPTEGFQDILIQSIQSARRKISITSPYFIPNEGLITALRLATARGVDVDIIVPDRSDHLLVDQATAYYCGVALKNGCNVYLFNQGMLHTKIMTVDDDMAIVGSANFDIRSFYLNMELVLILFEPEFIYNLSMLQNCYKGHSSLVRADAWFKRPLPKRVTEGVVKIFSPLL